Genomic DNA from Pseudanabaena sp. ABRG5-3:
GCGATCGCTTTTTATAGCTGTTGCCAATCTTGTTAGGACACAAAACCCAAGAATGAGTGGCGGCGCAAAGCGTCGCCACTCATTCTTGGGTTTCATGCAAGTGACTACAGCTATAAGTTTTCTAATAGGCGATCGCCAAATCTTAAAGAGAAGAAGGTTTAATAAATTTCAGAGTCATGCGATCGCTTTCGCCAATGTCAAGATAGCGTTGCTTATCTTTTTCTCCCAATCTTAAGGTTGGTGGCAATGTCCAGACTCCATCGGCATAATCTTTAGTATCTTTAGGATTAGCATTAATTTCTGACTTGCTAACAAACTTAAAGCCTACCTTTTCAATCTCAGCAATTAGCAACTGCTCATCAATATATCCAGTCTTAGCACTCTCTTGTAAATTTGTGCCTGCCTTTGCCCGATGTTCTTCGATTCCCAAAATGCCATTGGGTTTAAGTACTTGAAATGCTTCTGCATAGACCTTCTCAGCATATCCACCAGTAATCCAATTATGGATATTACGGAATGTCAAAATCACATCAACAGAGTTCTTAGGTGCAAGTTTCAATTTCTTTGGTGGTTCCACAGTGACAACTTTTACCTTACCGAAGATGGTAGGACTTGCCGCTAACTTTTCTTGCAATGCCTTACCTAGCTTATTCTGAGCAGGATCAAAATTGGTGACTATTAACTTGCCGCGATCGCGCAGAAATGGAGCCAAAATT
This window encodes:
- a CDS encoding class I SAM-dependent methyltransferase, translated to MKPKQIFTALVNPLLLKILTVFFLISVTFATAWNFADAVPQNLSFKNPTLQQVIASPHRSAKNRARDRDRHPQETLEFFGVRPDHTVLELWAGGGWYTEILAPFLRDRGKLIVTNFDPAQNKLGKALQEKLAASPTIFGKVKVVTVEPPKKLKLAPKNSVDVILTFRNIHNWITGGYAEKVYAEAFQVLKPNGILGIEEHRAKAGTNLQESAKTGYIDEQLLIAEIEKVGFKFVSKSEINANPKDTKDYADGVWTLPPTLRLGEKDKQRYLDIGESDRMTLKFIKPSSL